The Streptomyces cyanogenus DNA segment AGCGACTGCTGAAGTTCGGGCGCCGGCTCGGCCTGTCCTTCGTCGCGGTCGTCCACCACCTGTCCGACGTGGTCGACGGCGCCGCCGCGAAGGAGGCGGCGGCCATCCTGAAGATGGCGTCGACCAGGACGATCTACGCCCAGAAGGCCGACGAGGCCAGAGCGACCGGCCGCGTGCTGGGCCTCCCGCGCTGGGCCGTGGAGATCATCCCGACCCTCACCCCCGGCATCGCGGTCTGGGACGTCAACGGCAACGTCCAGGTGGTCAAACACCTGATCACGGAGACGGAACGGCCACTGGTCTTCACCGACCGCGCGATGACCGAGTCTTCCAGCGACGTCAGCGCCGACGACGCCCTGCGCGCCGCCGAACTGGAGGCGGAACAGCGGGCCGCGGCCTTCGTGGAACAGCACCTGGGCGACTCCGAGTCGACGGTGGCGTAAGGGAAGCAGGGAACGTAGGGGAGTACAGGGTGAGACCGGACGACCGCCGTGACAGTCGCCGGGAGGGCCAGGGCGGCATCCCCGACGGCCTGCTGATCGGCGTACTGGCGTTCCTCCTCGGCATGACCGTGCTGGTGTGGACGGCCACGGGCCTGGCCGCCTGGTTCGCCCAGGGCGCCTGGCCCGCCGGCGTCACCTTCACCCGCACCCCGCCGGCCATGCGCCACCTCATCGGCCGGCCGCACGACGTCGCCGGCGCGTGGCCGGACACGCCACCGGACCAGCTGTCCGGCTGGGGCCTGTTCTGGGGCCTGTTCATCGGTCAGCTGATGATCCTCTTCGTCCTCACGATGTTCGTGATGGGAACGGTGGCGCGGTGGCGCGCGGGCAGGGCCCGGCGGACCGCTGCCGCGGTCGAGGACGCGGAGGCGGTGAGTATCGCGCCCGCGGAGGCGGTCGGTGCCGCGCCCGCCCCGGCGGTGGGTGCCGGGCCAGCGGAGCCGGTGAGTGCCGGGCCCGCGGTCCTCAGCCCTCCGCCCGCACCGCTCGCCCCCGCACCTCAGCAGGAGGTCCCGGCACCCCGCAGCGAGGCTGAGCCACCGTCACCGGGCCCCCTGCCGGCCGACGACGCACGGGCGGGCGCAGGGGGAAGGCTCCTCATCGCCCCCAGGGAAAGCCGCCAGGCGACCGCCGTCCAGGCGGTACGCGACGCGGAAGGCGCCGTCCTCCTCGTCACCTCGAACTCCGCCCTGTGGACGGAGACGAAGGACACCCGCGCCAAACTCGGCCCCGCCCTGCTCTACGACCCCGCACACCTCTGCGACACCCCGGCCCGCCTGCACTGGTCCCCGACCACCGGCTGCGAGGACAAGCAGACGGCCCTGCACAGGGCGACAGCCCTGCTCGCCCCCGTACAGCCCACCGCCAGGATCGACCAAGCGGTGGCGGACACGGCGACCACCCTCCTGCGCAGCTATCTGCACGCGGCCGCCCTGGAGAACCGCACCATCCGCCACGTCCACCGCTGGTCCCAGGGCACCCAGGTGCAGGACGCCGTCCGCACGCTGCGCACCCACCCGAAGGCGGCCCCCGGCGCCGCGGGCGAACTGGAGGCGGCGCTCACCGCACACCCCGAACGCCGTGACATCGCCCAGGAGCTGACCAGCAGGGCGTTGTCGGCCCTGTTCACGGTCAACGTCCGCGAGGCCTGTACCCCGAACCGAACTGATGCGCTGGCCCTGGATTCCTTCGTCCACGAAGGGGGCACGCTCTATGTGGTCGGTGAATCCATCGAGGACCCGCGGAGCAACCCGGGCGCGATGCCGCTCCTGACGGCCCTCGTCTCCAGCGTGGTCGAGCGCGGCCGGCGCATGGCCGAACGGTCATCCTCCGGTCGGCTCGACCCACCACTCACCCTGGTCCTGGACGACATCGCGGCCGTGGCCCCGTTCCCCGAGCTGCCGGCCCTGCTCGCCGGCGAAGCGGACCGCGGCCTGCCGACGCTCGCCCTGCTCCGCTCCCGCGAACAGGCCCGCGCGCGCTGGCCGCACCAGGAACTCCCGGTTTAGGCGGGCGGCTCCAGGACGAACTCCAGCTCGTTCTCGGCCGCGTTCTTCGTGAACGACACGACCCGTCCGCTCGGCCTGAAGCCGATCTTCCGGTACGCCGCCTGCGCCCGCGCGTTCTCCTCGTGGACGAACAGCCGCACCCGCTCGGCCCGCTGCTCCCACGCCCACGCCACACCGGCGTCGACCAGGCGCTTGACGAGCCCGTTCCCGCGGTGCTCCGGCCGTACGAACACGCCGACCACATGCGCCTGCCGCCGCTCGACGGGATACCCCGCCCAGTCCTTCTCCCCGGCCTCCTCCAGGAGCACGGTGACCGTGCCGGCCCAGGTCCCGTCCGGCGCCTCGGCGATGACCTGCCGTGCCGTACCGGACCCCTCGGCGGCTCCGGCCGCCCGCTCCTGCCAGAAGGAATCCGGCTCCGCCACGGCCTGCTCGTACGTCGTCAGGAAGGCGATGTCCGCGACCGGATCCCGCAGCGAGTCGAGGCAAAGTTGCTTCACCGTGGGCCACTCGTCGGTTCGTATGGCGCGGATCCTGTAGTCGTCGCAGGCAGCAGTGTTCATGGGGCCACCGTAGCCAGCGGGCCGCCGCCATCTCATCCGAATTCGGGTCCCGTTGTCAGTGACGGTGTCATCGCGAACATCAACACCCTGATCGACAAGGCCCGCGCGGAGGACGTGCCGGTCGTCTGGGTGCAGCACTCCGACGACGAACTGAAGTACGGCTCCGAGAAGTGGCAGTACGTGCCGGAACTGATCCGCCAGGACGGCGAGCCCCTGGTCCACAAGAACTACCCGGACTCCTTCGAGGAGACGGAGCTGGAGTCCGTACTGGCCGAGCGGAAGGTCGGCCGGCTCGTCGTCACGGGGGCGCAGACGGATGTCTGTGTCCGCTCCACCCTGCACGGCGCGATCGTCCGGGACCGTGGAAACGGCCGAGGTGACCTTCTAGCCCGGAAGGAAAAGCCCCTAAACGCAGAAAACCCCCGCATCTTGCGATGCGGGGGTTTTCTCAAAGATTGTTCGGCGGCGTCCTACTCTCCCACAGGGTCCCCCCTGCAGTACCATCGGCGCTGTGAGGCTTAGCTTCCGGGTTCGGTATGTAACCGGGCGTTTCCCTCACGCTATGACCACCGAAACACTATGAAACAATCAACAACCGTTGGCTGTTCGTGGTTTCAGAACCAACACAGTGGACGCGAGCAACTGAGGACAAGCCCTCGGCCTATTAGTACCGGTCACCTCCACACGTTACCGTGCTTCCAGATCCGGCCTATCAACCCAGTCGTCTACTGGGAGCCTTACCCCATCAAGTGGGTGGGAGTCCTCATCTCGAAGCAGGCTTCCCGCTTAGATGCTTTCAGCGGTTATCCCTCCCGAACGTAGCCAACCAGCCATGCCCTTGGCAGAACAACTGGCACACCAGAGGTTCGTCCGTCCCGGTCCTCTCGTACTAGGGACAGCCCTTCTCAAGACTCCTACGCGCACAGCGGATAGGGACCGAACTGTCTCACGACGTTCTAAACCCAGCTCGCGTACCGCTTTAATGGGCGAACAGCCCAACCCTTGGGACCGACTCCAGCCCCAGGATGCGACGAGCCGACATCGAGGTGCCAAACCATCCCGTCGATATGGACTCTTGGGGAAGATCAGCCTGTTATCCCCGGGGTACCTTTTATCCGTTGAGCGACGGCGCTTCCACAAGCCACCGCCGGATCACTAGTCCCGACTTTCGTCCCTGCTCGACCCGTCGGTCTCACAGTCAAGCTCCCTTGTGCACTTACACTCAACACCTGATTGCCAACCAGGCTGAGGGAACCTTTGGGCGCCTCCGTTACCCTTTAGGAGGCAACCGCCCCAGTTAAACTACCCATCAGACACTGTCCCTGATCCGGATCACGGACCCAGGTTAGACATCCAGCACGACCAGACTGGTATTTCAACGACGACTCCACAAACACTGGCGTGCCTGCTTCACAGTCTCCCAGCTATCCTACACAAGCCGAACCGAACACCAATATCAAACTGTAGTAAAGGTCCCGGGGTCTTTCCGTCCTGCTGCGCGAAACGAGCATCTTTACTCGTAGTGCAATTTCACCGGGCCTATGGTTGAGACAGTCGAGAAGTCGTTACGCCATTCGTGCAGGTCGGAACTTACCCGACAAGGAATTTCGCTACCTTAGGATGGTTATAGTTACCACCGCCGTTTACTGGCGCTTAAGTTCTCAGCTTCGCCCACCCGAAAGTGAGCTAACCGGTCCCCTTAACGTTCCAGCACCGGGCAGGCGTCAGTCCGTATACATCGCCTTACGGCTTCGCACGGACCTGTGTTTTTAGTAAACAGTCGCTTCTCGCTGGTCTCTGCGGCCACCCCCAGCTCACGGAGTAAATCCGATCACCAGGCGTGGCCCCCCTTCTCCCGAAGTTACGGGGGCATTTTGCCGAGTTCCTTAACCATAGTTCACCCGAACGCCTCGGTATTCTCTACCTGACCACCTGAGTCGGTTTAGGGTACGGGCCGCCATGAAACTCGCTAGAGGCTTTTCTCGACAGCATAGGATCATCCACTTCACCACAATCGGCTCGGCATCAGGTCTCAGACTATTGCCAGGCGGATTTACCTACCTGACGTCCTACACCCTTACCCCGGGACAACCACCGCCCGGGATGGACTACCTTCCTGCGTCACCCCATCACTCACCTACTAACCGCTTGGTTCGGCGGCTCCACCACTTTCCTTTCCCCGAAGGGTCCGGAACGGCTTCACGGCCTTAGCATCACGATGCTCGATGTTTGACGCTTCACAGCGGGTACCGGAATATCAACCGGTTATCCATCGACTACGCCTGTCGGCCTCGCCTTAGGTCCCGACTTACCCTGGGCAGATCAGCTTGACCCAGGAACCCTTAGTCAATCGGCGCAAACGTTTCTCACGTTTGTATCGCTACTCATGCCTGCATTCTCACTCGTCAACCGTCCACGACTACCTTCCAGTGCCGCTTCACCCGGCAGACGACGCTCCCCTACCCATCACAACACCCGTTGGGGCTTATGCTGCAATGACACGACTT contains these protein-coding regions:
- a CDS encoding type VI secretion protein, with protein sequence MRPDDRRDSRREGQGGIPDGLLIGVLAFLLGMTVLVWTATGLAAWFAQGAWPAGVTFTRTPPAMRHLIGRPHDVAGAWPDTPPDQLSGWGLFWGLFIGQLMILFVLTMFVMGTVARWRAGRARRTAAAVEDAEAVSIAPAEAVGAAPAPAVGAGPAEPVSAGPAVLSPPPAPLAPAPQQEVPAPRSEAEPPSPGPLPADDARAGAGGRLLIAPRESRQATAVQAVRDAEGAVLLVTSNSALWTETKDTRAKLGPALLYDPAHLCDTPARLHWSPTTGCEDKQTALHRATALLAPVQPTARIDQAVADTATTLLRSYLHAAALENRTIRHVHRWSQGTQVQDAVRTLRTHPKAAPGAAGELEAALTAHPERRDIAQELTSRALSALFTVNVREACTPNRTDALALDSFVHEGGTLYVVGESIEDPRSNPGAMPLLTALVSSVVERGRRMAERSSSGRLDPPLTLVLDDIAAVAPFPELPALLAGEADRGLPTLALLRSREQARARWPHQELPV
- a CDS encoding GNAT family N-acetyltransferase, coding for MNTAACDDYRIRAIRTDEWPTVKQLCLDSLRDPVADIAFLTTYEQAVAEPDSFWQERAAGAAEGSGTARQVIAEAPDGTWAGTVTVLLEEAGEKDWAGYPVERRQAHVVGVFVRPEHRGNGLVKRLVDAGVAWAWEQRAERVRLFVHEENARAQAAYRKIGFRPSGRVVSFTKNAAENELEFVLEPPA